One part of the Sporosarcina ureae genome encodes these proteins:
- a CDS encoding Na+/H+ antiporter subunit A, producing the protein MVGRRILLEFVLLIFLPVIFAILVPFAYKKIKGIHTGWFVFLVPLVLFGYYLSFLPLVMDGGHASSELNWIPSLGIAFTSYIDGLSLLFTLLITGIGSLVVLYSVFYMDREKEDLGSFYVYLLIFMTAMLGVVQSDNTMTLYLFWELTSISSFLLIGFWYTKDKSRFGALKSMMITVFGGLMMLGAFILLSIMGETFSVRELIAQAPELVSQPYFTLALILLLLGAFTKSAQFPFYIWLPDAMEAPTPVSAYLHSATMVKAGIYLVARFTPIFGTSSTWIWLVTGIGLLTLFWGSFFAVKQTDLKAILAFSTVSQLGLIMSLLGAGAISYHATAAMFGFATYAAIFHLINHAAFKGGLFMIAGIIDHETGTRDIRKLGGLMSVMPISFTVAAIGSLSMAGLPPFSGFLSKEMFLESMVALRHFELFNFDTWGIMFPIVAWIASVFTFTYSLYFVLKTFMGQKKFDKLPKQPHEAPIGMLISPMILATIVILVFFIPNVVGKWIIKPAVMAIQPTLYANPSAIDIHVKAWHGFGAVGLWLTIGVIAFGTLLYLTIPKWQPLYRIQPDKLSLNEGYDALMRGSEKGLNRVSRLYMTGKIRTYLLYMFAFMSVSIIALLFIKDAFVVDMNSFAAITLYGSLNAIVLILSVGFVVFAKSRLAAIIALGGVGYSVALFFVIFKAPDLALTQLVIETVSVALFLLAFKHLPALSTHGETKRIKVVNLIVSLSVGVMVTLVALSSHSQKMIPSISKYYKDTVESEAAGGNIVNVILVDYRGFDTLFEIAVLAIAGIAVLGMIRLRVSRKEPNDENK; encoded by the coding sequence ATGGTTGGAAGGAGGATTCTCTTGGAATTCGTGTTATTGATTTTTTTACCTGTAATCTTCGCAATACTTGTTCCTTTTGCTTATAAGAAGATCAAAGGAATACATACGGGTTGGTTCGTCTTTCTCGTCCCGCTAGTATTGTTCGGCTATTACTTAAGTTTCTTGCCGTTAGTGATGGATGGTGGTCATGCTAGTTCTGAATTAAATTGGATTCCATCACTAGGTATTGCATTTACTTCGTACATAGATGGTCTAAGTTTATTATTTACGCTATTGATCACCGGTATCGGTTCGTTAGTTGTATTGTACTCTGTATTTTATATGGATAGAGAAAAAGAAGATCTAGGTAGTTTTTATGTCTACTTACTGATTTTTATGACCGCCATGCTTGGAGTCGTACAATCTGACAACACGATGACGCTCTATTTATTCTGGGAGTTAACATCGATTTCGTCCTTCTTATTGATTGGTTTCTGGTACACGAAGGATAAATCACGTTTTGGTGCATTGAAATCCATGATGATTACAGTGTTTGGTGGATTGATGATGCTCGGGGCATTCATTTTGCTCAGTATCATGGGAGAAACCTTCTCTGTTCGTGAATTGATTGCGCAAGCTCCTGAACTTGTAAGTCAACCATATTTCACACTAGCTTTAATCTTATTATTGCTTGGTGCCTTTACGAAATCGGCGCAATTTCCATTCTATATCTGGTTACCGGATGCAATGGAAGCGCCAACACCAGTCAGTGCATACTTACACTCCGCCACGATGGTTAAGGCGGGTATTTATTTGGTTGCACGTTTTACGCCGATTTTCGGTACGTCGTCCACATGGATTTGGCTTGTTACTGGAATCGGATTGCTGACACTGTTCTGGGGTTCGTTCTTTGCAGTGAAGCAAACGGATTTGAAAGCGATTTTAGCATTTTCAACAGTCAGCCAGCTCGGATTAATTATGTCATTGCTCGGTGCAGGCGCCATCTCGTATCATGCGACGGCGGCCATGTTCGGCTTTGCGACGTATGCGGCGATTTTCCACTTGATTAACCACGCAGCATTCAAGGGCGGACTCTTCATGATTGCAGGCATTATCGATCATGAAACCGGCACCCGAGATATTCGTAAGCTCGGTGGATTAATGAGCGTGATGCCAATCAGCTTTACTGTTGCAGCTATCGGTTCATTATCCATGGCTGGACTGCCACCGTTTAGCGGATTCTTAAGTAAGGAAATGTTCCTTGAATCCATGGTAGCGCTTCGACACTTTGAATTATTCAACTTCGATACATGGGGCATTATGTTCCCGATCGTTGCTTGGATTGCCAGTGTCTTTACGTTTACGTACAGTTTGTATTTTGTGTTAAAAACATTTATGGGTCAGAAGAAATTCGACAAATTGCCGAAACAACCGCATGAAGCGCCGATTGGCATGCTGATTTCACCTATGATTTTGGCAACGATCGTCATTCTTGTGTTCTTCATTCCGAACGTAGTTGGTAAGTGGATTATTAAACCGGCTGTCATGGCCATTCAACCGACATTGTACGCAAACCCTTCCGCTATCGATATTCATGTCAAAGCTTGGCATGGTTTTGGAGCAGTTGGCCTATGGTTGACTATTGGCGTGATCGCATTCGGTACATTACTTTATCTGACCATTCCAAAATGGCAGCCACTCTATCGTATCCAGCCTGATAAGTTATCGTTGAATGAAGGCTATGATGCGTTGATGCGTGGAAGTGAAAAAGGATTGAATCGAGTTTCTCGTCTTTATATGACAGGTAAGATCCGGACATACTTATTGTATATGTTCGCATTCATGTCCGTTTCGATCATCGCGCTGTTGTTCATTAAGGATGCATTTGTTGTCGATATGAATAGTTTCGCAGCGATTACATTATATGGATCGTTAAATGCGATCGTGTTAATCTTGTCTGTCGGATTTGTTGTGTTTGCGAAGTCTCGCCTTGCTGCGATTATCGCGCTCGGCGGTGTCGGGTATTCCGTCGCATTATTCTTCGTCATCTTCAAAGCGCCTGACTTAGCATTGACGCAACTCGTAATCGAGACCGTATCCGTTGCGTTGTTCTTGCTGGCATTCAAGCATTTGCCGGCACTCAGTACGCACGGGGAAACGAAACGCATTAAAGTAGTGAACTTGATTGTTTCATTGAGTGTAGGTGTGATGGTGACATTAGTCGCCCTATCCAGCCACTCACAAAAAATGATCCCTTCGATTTCTAAGTACTATAAAGATACGGTCGAGTCAGAAGCAGCTGGCGGAAATATCGTCAACGTCATTCTTGTAGATTACCGTGGATTTGATACATTATTTGAAATCGCAGTATTAGCTATTGCAGGGATTGCGGTACTTGGCATGATTCGCTTACGTGTATCGAGAAAGGAGCCGAACGATGAAAACAAATGA
- a CDS encoding Na(+)/H(+) antiporter subunit B, which yields MKTNDVILQTTAKVVFFIIFLFSIHIFFAGHYAPGGGFVGGLLTTGAIVLLLLAFDLRTIQQILPFNFTIMTAIGLLLALGTAAGSIFFNVPFFTHAFSDFDLPLFGHTSLHTAMLFDSGVYLVVVGSAITIIQSIGGDD from the coding sequence ATGAAAACAAATGATGTTATTTTACAAACTACAGCCAAAGTAGTGTTTTTCATCATCTTCCTGTTCTCCATCCACATCTTTTTCGCGGGTCACTATGCACCAGGTGGAGGATTCGTTGGTGGCTTGTTGACAACAGGGGCGATTGTGCTGTTGTTGTTGGCATTCGATTTACGGACGATTCAACAAATTTTACCGTTTAACTTTACGATTATGACTGCGATCGGACTATTGCTTGCATTAGGTACAGCGGCCGGCTCGATTTTCTTTAATGTGCCGTTCTTCACACATGCATTCAGTGATTTTGATTTACCACTATTCGGACATACGTCTCTTCACACAGCGATGTTATTTGATAGTGGAGTCTACTTAGTTGTCGTCGGTTCCGCCATCACGATTATTCAATCGATTGGAGGCGATGACTGA
- a CDS encoding Na(+)/H(+) antiporter subunit C, with product MEFILSILIGILFTAAFYLILSRSLLKVILGTGLLSHGAHLLILTMGGLGGLAPPVLIDGVTDFADPLPQALILTAIVISFGVTAVMLVMAYRMYAVHQTDNMNELRGNDEHD from the coding sequence ATGGAGTTTATTCTTTCAATTCTCATCGGGATATTATTTACGGCAGCCTTCTATTTGATATTATCGAGAAGTTTACTGAAAGTGATTTTAGGTACTGGGTTGCTCAGTCATGGAGCTCACTTGCTCATCTTAACGATGGGTGGACTTGGAGGCTTAGCACCACCTGTACTCATTGATGGTGTGACAGATTTTGCAGATCCCCTGCCTCAAGCATTGATTTTAACTGCAATCGTCATTAGCTTTGGTGTGACAGCAGTCATGCTCGTCATGGCGTATCGTATGTATGCTGTACATCAAACAGATAATATGAATGAATTGAGAGGGAATGATGAACATGATTAA
- a CDS encoding Na+/H+ antiporter subunit D, translated as MINLLLFPIIIPFFFAMILLFFKEQVIVQRVLTLIGLALSLVASLWLIATVKTEGIQTVTLGSWPAPFGITMVSDMFSALLVTTTISITFFVVLYSFSSIGVERERFFYYPAILFMITGINGAFTTGDIFNMFVFFEVLLIASYLLIVLGGEKRQLRESIKYILINVISSAIFVITVAYLYSIIGTLNMADISVKIAEINQPGIISVIAILFLIVFGIKGAIFPLYFWLPNSYAAPPIPVLALFGALLTKVGVYAITRTYTLFFVHDIGFTHQFLMILSLLTIIAGCIGALAYFDVKQIIIYNIIIAVGVILFGVAQMNTAGLEGAIFYLIHDMLIKGALFVLIGIIIYVTGTSNLREMGGLIKTHATLGWMYLIAAFGLAGIPPLSGFIGKVLITKGAFEADHIIGSIIILASSLVVLLSVIRIFIYAFWGPQKNELPARDKGVYRQMMVPAIMLVVVTVAYGVGAEWLMPYMTDAADVLADPSIYINAVLKE; from the coding sequence ATGATTAATCTTCTTTTATTTCCGATCATTATTCCTTTCTTTTTCGCGATGATTTTATTGTTTTTCAAAGAGCAAGTGATCGTCCAAAGAGTTTTGACACTGATCGGATTGGCTCTCAGTCTAGTTGCTTCTTTGTGGCTCATCGCGACAGTGAAGACAGAAGGAATCCAAACCGTGACGCTCGGAAGCTGGCCTGCACCATTCGGAATTACGATGGTGTCGGACATGTTCTCCGCCCTGCTCGTCACGACGACAATTAGTATTACATTTTTTGTCGTCCTCTATAGCTTTTCGTCAATTGGTGTAGAAAGAGAAAGGTTTTTCTACTATCCTGCAATTCTTTTCATGATTACAGGAATCAACGGCGCCTTTACAACAGGTGATATTTTCAATATGTTCGTATTCTTCGAAGTGCTACTGATCGCATCGTATTTACTGATCGTGCTTGGCGGCGAGAAGAGACAGCTTCGCGAATCCATCAAATACATATTGATCAATGTTATTTCATCTGCGATTTTCGTTATTACGGTAGCGTATTTGTACTCCATTATTGGCACATTGAATATGGCGGATATTTCGGTGAAGATTGCTGAAATTAATCAACCGGGGATCATCTCGGTCATTGCGATTTTATTCTTGATCGTCTTTGGAATTAAAGGGGCAATCTTCCCTCTATACTTCTGGTTGCCTAATTCGTATGCTGCGCCGCCAATTCCAGTGCTCGCATTGTTTGGTGCCTTGCTTACTAAAGTAGGTGTCTATGCGATTACGCGTACGTATACGTTGTTTTTCGTGCACGATATCGGGTTTACACATCAGTTTCTAATGATTTTGTCGTTACTGACAATCATTGCAGGCTGTATCGGTGCTCTCGCTTACTTCGATGTAAAGCAAATTATCATTTACAACATCATCATTGCAGTAGGTGTGATTTTATTCGGTGTTGCACAAATGAATACTGCTGGACTCGAAGGGGCAATATTTTATTTGATTCATGATATGTTGATCAAAGGTGCACTATTTGTCTTGATCGGCATCATCATTTATGTGACCGGGACTTCTAATTTGCGGGAGATGGGTGGTTTAATTAAGACCCATGCCACGCTCGGTTGGATGTATCTAATCGCTGCATTCGGTCTAGCAGGTATACCTCCATTAAGTGGATTCATCGGAAAAGTGCTCATCACAAAAGGCGCGTTCGAAGCGGATCACATAATTGGCAGCATCATCATTCTCGCATCGAGCTTAGTTGTGTTGTTGTCCGTTATACGGATTTTCATTTATGCTTTCTGGGGTCCTCAAAAGAACGAGTTACCTGCTCGAGACAAAGGCGTTTATCGTCAAATGATGGTTCCAGCTATCATGCTGGTTGTCGTTACGGTAGCGTACGGTGTCGGTGCAGAGTGGCTTATGCCATATATGACGGATGCAGCAGATGTACTAGCTGATCCATCCATCTATATAAATGCGGTGTTAAAGGAGTAG
- a CDS encoding Na+/H+ antiporter subunit E → MAFQILLNFFIAVVWMFMSSSLTPSTFIIGYIIGLLMIIMTRRYFRGRLYIWRIWSAVKLTAIFLKELILSNISVLLLVIKPDLSTMQPMFFALPTELEKDWEITLLSSLITLTPGTVVVHVSDDQRTLYIHAIDVDDVDEAIDSIKNTFEKAIMEVSRG, encoded by the coding sequence ATGGCTTTTCAGATACTTTTAAATTTCTTCATTGCAGTCGTTTGGATGTTCATGTCAAGTTCATTGACACCTTCTACGTTCATCATTGGATATATCATCGGACTGTTGATGATCATTATGACTCGCCGCTATTTCAGAGGGCGCTTGTACATTTGGCGAATCTGGTCTGCAGTGAAACTTACAGCGATTTTCCTAAAAGAGCTTATCTTGTCGAATATTTCCGTGTTATTACTAGTCATAAAACCGGATCTTTCTACTATGCAACCTATGTTTTTTGCTTTGCCGACTGAACTAGAGAAAGATTGGGAAATCACCCTATTATCCAGTTTGATTACATTGACACCCGGTACAGTCGTCGTGCATGTATCGGATGATCAGCGAACGTTATATATCCATGCGATCGACGTGGATGATGTGGATGAAGCAATCGACTCTATTAAGAACACATTCGAGAAAGCCATCATGGAGGTGAGCCGAGGATGA
- a CDS encoding Na(+)/H(+) antiporter subunit F1 has product MNLFYSVCLVLVILSMLGLLYRVWKGPSVPDRLVALDAIGVMLISAIALLSILFDTPFFIDAILLIAIMSFIGTVSFSKFIERGEIIDSGSDR; this is encoded by the coding sequence ATGAACCTATTTTACTCAGTCTGTCTCGTGCTGGTCATCTTGTCTATGCTCGGATTATTATATCGTGTATGGAAAGGCCCGTCTGTTCCGGATCGGCTAGTCGCGCTCGATGCAATTGGCGTCATGCTAATCTCGGCTATCGCGTTGCTATCCATCCTGTTTGATACACCTTTCTTCATCGATGCGATTCTATTGATTGCGATTATGTCGTTTATCGGTACGGTGTCCTTCTCGAAATTTATTGAGAGAGGAGAGATCATCGATAGTGGATCTGATCGCTGA
- the mnhG gene encoding monovalent cation/H(+) antiporter subunit G: protein MDLIADIIIVFLVTVGIIFTIVTVIGILRLPDVYTRAHAASKSATLGVMSLLLGVFLHFWWNEGHFSVALLLGIVFLFITSPIGGHLMTRAAYMAGVEPTKLTVGDDLKEAAIKHRKESNKNTPDDK from the coding sequence GTGGATCTGATCGCTGATATTATTATTGTGTTTCTTGTCACAGTGGGGATCATTTTCACGATCGTCACAGTCATCGGAATCTTACGGTTGCCGGATGTCTACACTCGCGCACATGCCGCTTCAAAGAGTGCAACACTCGGAGTTATGAGTTTATTGCTTGGCGTTTTCCTCCACTTTTGGTGGAATGAAGGCCACTTCAGTGTCGCACTGTTGCTCGGTATCGTCTTCTTGTTCATCACTTCTCCCATTGGCGGTCATTTGATGACACGTGCAGCTTATATGGCAGGAGTAGAACCTACCAAATTAACGGTTGGCGATGACCTGAAAGAAGCTGCAATAAAGCACCGCAAGGAGTCAAATAAAAACACGCCGGATGACAAGTAG
- a CDS encoding leucyl aminopeptidase: MINVETASAMNQKEVEVLVVGVPDHPENVEGFDQFVESFHPSLTDWIKSNDIQQKFKTITKMPALSKQTYDRVYFVGVGNQKQLTEQKVRELFATVGKQLHKDRVRTVGVWTAPFCNEEIHCEDVAFLASEGIGMGSYAYEGFQTSSNEVDVPLTTVTFITNADEQSIIAAGEVGMISAHAVNEARTLVNVPPNLLTATKMAEYARELAESYDLEIDILGKAEMEELGMGAILAVNQGSVEEPKLIVLKYQATEQWEDVIGLVGKGITYDTGGYSLKPKDGMVGMKGDMGGAAAVLGAMAIIGESRPRKNVIAVIASSDNMISGEAFKPDDVITSLSGKTIEVLNTDAEGRLVLADAVTYAKQAGAEYLIDVATLTGGVIVALGNDKTGALTNNEEFYKQFQEAADETGEFIWQMPLTENDRKRIRKSDVADLNNSPGRDGHMIFGGGFVGEFVGDTPWIHLDIAGTSDAASPHVLGPKGATGVMVRTLATFVERLAAETESQE, encoded by the coding sequence ATGATAAACGTAGAAACAGCATCCGCAATGAATCAGAAGGAAGTGGAGGTGCTAGTTGTAGGAGTACCTGACCATCCAGAGAACGTAGAAGGGTTTGATCAGTTCGTCGAATCATTCCATCCTTCATTGACAGACTGGATTAAATCGAATGATATTCAACAGAAATTTAAAACTATCACAAAAATGCCCGCCTTATCTAAGCAAACTTACGACCGTGTATATTTTGTAGGCGTTGGCAATCAGAAACAACTGACAGAACAGAAAGTACGCGAACTATTCGCTACTGTAGGTAAACAGCTACATAAGGATCGTGTGCGTACCGTAGGGGTCTGGACAGCGCCCTTCTGCAATGAAGAGATCCATTGTGAGGATGTAGCGTTCCTAGCCTCTGAGGGTATCGGTATGGGCTCGTATGCGTATGAAGGATTCCAAACCTCTTCTAACGAAGTAGATGTACCACTTACTACAGTAACGTTCATTACGAATGCTGATGAACAAAGCATCATAGCGGCAGGGGAAGTAGGAATGATCTCTGCGCATGCAGTGAACGAGGCGCGTACTCTCGTCAATGTGCCACCAAATCTATTGACGGCGACTAAGATGGCGGAGTATGCACGGGAATTAGCCGAAAGCTATGACTTAGAAATCGACATTCTTGGTAAAGCGGAAATGGAAGAGCTTGGTATGGGTGCAATTCTTGCGGTCAATCAAGGTTCAGTAGAAGAACCGAAGCTAATTGTGCTGAAGTACCAAGCGACTGAACAGTGGGAAGATGTAATTGGATTAGTAGGTAAAGGAATCACGTATGACACCGGTGGCTACTCGCTGAAGCCTAAAGACGGCATGGTAGGCATGAAAGGTGACATGGGTGGTGCAGCGGCTGTTCTGGGCGCTATGGCCATCATAGGAGAGTCACGGCCAAGAAAGAACGTAATTGCCGTTATAGCTTCATCAGACAACATGATCTCCGGCGAAGCATTTAAACCGGACGACGTCATCACTTCACTAAGCGGCAAGACGATTGAAGTGCTCAATACAGATGCAGAAGGTCGTTTAGTACTGGCTGACGCGGTGACGTATGCGAAGCAAGCGGGAGCTGAGTATCTGATAGATGTAGCCACGTTAACAGGTGGTGTCATTGTAGCGCTCGGTAACGATAAAACGGGTGCGCTGACGAATAACGAGGAATTCTATAAGCAGTTCCAGGAAGCAGCGGATGAAACAGGAGAATTTATTTGGCAAATGCCGTTAACTGAAAATGATCGCAAGCGAATTCGTAAAAGTGATGTTGCTGATTTGAACAACTCACCTGGACGCGATGGCCATATGATATTCGGAGGTGGCTTCGTAGGAGAATTTGTAGGGGATACGCCTTGGATTCATTTAGATATCGCAGGCACATCTGACGCCGCAAGCCCACATGTGCTTGGCCCTAAAGGCGCGACTGGCGTTATGGTCCGTACATTAGCGACATTTGTAGAGCGCTTGGCTGCTGAAACAGAATCACAAGAATAA
- a CDS encoding divergent PAP2 family protein, with amino-acid sequence MAIFENIPLLAALFAILFAQFVKIPIHFLLTRKLDFGLMTSTGGMPSSHSAAVTALTTAIAFEAGLDSPLFAVSAIFAVIVMFDATGIRYQAGQQAVIINQMRSDFQMFVDDLKHWPKKDNDAKIQELKTLLGHKPNEVFFGALTGILISILTYTVIL; translated from the coding sequence TTGGCTATTTTTGAAAACATACCGCTCCTCGCAGCGCTATTCGCCATTTTATTTGCACAATTCGTAAAAATACCCATTCATTTTTTATTAACACGTAAACTCGATTTCGGACTTATGACTTCCACAGGTGGCATGCCAAGCTCCCACTCAGCCGCAGTCACCGCACTAACAACTGCCATCGCATTTGAAGCAGGATTAGACTCACCCTTATTCGCTGTATCTGCCATCTTCGCAGTCATCGTCATGTTTGACGCAACTGGCATTCGCTACCAAGCGGGACAACAAGCCGTTATCATTAACCAAATGCGTTCTGACTTCCAAATGTTCGTCGATGATCTAAAACACTGGCCTAAAAAAGACAACGACGCCAAAATCCAGGAACTCAAAACTCTACTAGGCCATAAACCAAACGAAGTATTCTTCGGAGCCCTAACCGGCATCCTCATCTCCATTCTTACGTATACGGTTATATTGTAA
- a CDS encoding YuiB family protein yields MQTISIAQVMLSILIFIVMFFGIGFLLNMLLRMTWLMAIIYPIIVIFIIDDVAMYEYFTKPGYAFSELGANLMSLHVVDIVILASGMVGAIIAGFVMKVLRKMGYQMF; encoded by the coding sequence ATGCAAACTATATCCATAGCTCAAGTGATGCTATCGATCTTGATATTTATTGTTATGTTTTTCGGTATCGGCTTTTTATTGAACATGCTATTGCGTATGACTTGGCTGATGGCTATTATTTATCCGATTATCGTGATTTTTATTATTGATGATGTGGCGATGTATGAGTACTTTACGAAGCCAGGCTATGCGTTTAGTGAGCTAGGGGCGAATTTAATGTCGCTTCATGTGGTAGATATCGTGATTTTGGCGAGTGGTATGGTCGGAGCGATTATCGCAGGATTTGTGATGAAGGTTTTACGCAAGATGGGGTATCAGATGTTCTGA
- a CDS encoding NAD(P)/FAD-dependent oxidoreductase, with translation MKRPTILVLGAGYGGLMTVVNLQKSLGTDEADIVLINKNDYHYESTWLHEAAAGTLTPEQVRYDISSVINSNKVKFIEAEVTGIDVTTKSVKTNLGSHTYDYLVIGLGFEGETFGIPGLDKYALSIANVNAARQIRDHMEYQFATWSTEEVKDDSRLTIIVGGAGFTGIEYLGELGNRVPELCKEYDVPAKKVRILCVEAAPMVLPGFDPELVEYAVRQLGAKGVEFSIGTPVVEATPEGVKIKKGEDEFEFIKAGTVVWAAGVRGNRLIEESGIENMRARVKVEKDMRAPGFDDVFVVGDCALMINEAINRPFPPTAQIAMQQGDMIANNIIALMKGNPTKEFVPDLKGSVCSLGDSDAIGVVFDKKVTGTKASFMKKMIDNRALFMIGGLGLTIKKGKFNVLK, from the coding sequence GTGAAAAGACCAACAATCTTAGTATTGGGTGCAGGTTACGGTGGCTTGATGACCGTTGTCAATTTACAGAAGTCATTAGGCACAGACGAGGCAGACATCGTTCTAATCAACAAAAATGATTATCACTATGAATCTACATGGTTGCATGAAGCGGCAGCTGGAACATTAACTCCAGAACAAGTTCGCTACGATATCTCAAGTGTAATTAATAGCAATAAAGTTAAATTCATCGAAGCTGAAGTAACTGGCATCGATGTAACTACGAAAAGTGTAAAGACAAATCTTGGATCACACACATATGATTACCTTGTGATCGGACTTGGTTTCGAAGGTGAAACTTTCGGTATTCCAGGTTTGGACAAGTACGCATTGTCTATCGCAAATGTGAATGCAGCACGTCAAATCCGTGATCACATGGAATATCAATTCGCTACATGGTCTACTGAAGAAGTAAAAGATGATAGCCGTTTAACTATTATCGTAGGTGGAGCAGGATTCACAGGAATCGAGTACCTTGGGGAACTAGGAAACCGTGTACCTGAACTATGTAAAGAATATGATGTGCCGGCTAAAAAGGTTCGCATTCTATGTGTAGAAGCGGCGCCAATGGTACTACCTGGTTTCGATCCGGAACTTGTAGAATATGCAGTACGTCAATTAGGCGCGAAAGGTGTAGAATTCTCAATCGGAACACCGGTTGTAGAAGCAACTCCTGAAGGCGTGAAGATTAAAAAAGGCGAAGATGAATTTGAATTCATCAAAGCTGGAACGGTTGTATGGGCTGCGGGTGTTCGTGGTAACCGTCTAATCGAAGAATCAGGTATCGAAAACATGCGTGCTCGCGTAAAAGTTGAAAAAGACATGCGTGCGCCAGGATTCGACGATGTATTTGTCGTAGGTGACTGTGCATTGATGATCAACGAAGCGATCAATCGCCCATTCCCTCCAACAGCACAAATCGCTATGCAACAAGGTGATATGATTGCGAACAACATCATCGCGTTGATGAAAGGAAACCCAACTAAAGAATTCGTACCTGATTTAAAAGGTAGCGTTTGTTCATTAGGGGATTCCGATGCAATTGGTGTCGTATTTGATAAAAAAGTGACAGGTACTAAAGCGTCGTTTATGAAGAAAATGATCGATAACCGTGCGTTATTCATGATCGGTGGTCTTGGACTCACGATTAAAAAAGGTAAATTTAACGTTCTGAAATGA
- a CDS encoding HesB/IscA family protein, which yields MTNTVEITEAAAFHVKKMMEHNEEEGSFLRVSVNGGGCSGLTYGLGFAQEKEADDISYTAHGIPVVVKEEDAAILVGTKVDYKESLMGGGFTIDNPNAIANCGCGTSFRTAKKAGAPAECD from the coding sequence ATGACAAATACAGTAGAAATTACAGAAGCAGCAGCATTTCACGTGAAAAAGATGATGGAACATAATGAAGAAGAAGGTTCTTTCTTGCGCGTTTCCGTTAATGGCGGAGGTTGCAGCGGGTTAACATATGGTCTAGGCTTTGCACAAGAAAAAGAAGCGGATGATATTTCTTATACTGCACACGGAATTCCTGTAGTGGTGAAAGAAGAGGATGCAGCTATTCTCGTAGGTACGAAAGTGGATTATAAAGAATCGTTAATGGGTGGCGGCTTCACGATTGACAATCCAAATGCGATTGCGAACTGTGGTTGCGGTACTTCATTCAGAACAGCTAAAAAAGCTGGTGCGCCTGCAGAATGCGATTAA
- a CDS encoding DUF2225 domain-containing protein: protein MILVEISPFYEKKMQCLLCKEHFPTTKIRSRQVRVIDHDSDFRPIYIDKAINPIFYNVAVCPHCGFAFTDDFALYFAPGTKEMIAKNITAKWHSRSFGGERTKKQAVEAYKLAYLSANFKKEKHLTMAGMMLRIAWIYREDENLPKEMRYLKISRDLYIQAFSEGDYIGTQMSETRVQYLIAELSWRIHDRAEAIRNFSRVIETQKRSTEPKVIQMAKDRWQEIRDEEAVHKTS from the coding sequence ATGATATTAGTGGAAATCAGCCCATTTTACGAGAAGAAAATGCAGTGTTTACTTTGTAAAGAGCATTTTCCTACTACTAAAATCCGTTCACGCCAAGTAAGAGTAATCGACCATGACAGCGATTTTAGACCTATTTATATAGATAAGGCAATTAACCCTATTTTTTATAACGTTGCCGTTTGCCCACATTGCGGTTTTGCCTTCACTGATGATTTCGCTCTGTATTTTGCACCTGGCACAAAAGAAATGATCGCTAAAAATATAACAGCTAAATGGCATAGCCGGTCATTTGGAGGCGAACGTACAAAAAAGCAAGCAGTGGAAGCCTATAAATTAGCCTACCTAAGTGCCAACTTCAAAAAGGAAAAGCATTTAACTATGGCAGGCATGATGTTACGTATAGCTTGGATCTATCGGGAAGATGAAAATCTCCCTAAAGAAATGCGGTATCTAAAGATTTCCCGTGACCTATATATACAGGCATTCTCTGAAGGTGATTATATAGGAACACAAATGTCTGAGACCCGCGTACAATATCTAATTGCCGAACTATCTTGGCGTATCCATGATCGTGCAGAAGCCATTCGAAACTTTTCTCGTGTCATCGAAACACAAAAAAGATCGACTGAACCTAAAGTCATCCAGATGGCCAAAGATCGTTGGCAAGAAATTCGGGATGAAGAAGCCGTTCATAAAACAAGCTGA